TCGTCCACGGCCTGCGCCCAGGCGGGCGAGGTGGGCAGGCCCTCCCGGAGTTTGCGGCGGGTGTACTCGCCCAGCTCGTGGAAACGCGGCCCGTAGTACGTCGGGTCCTCACGTGGGCCGATGAGGGTGTCGAACAGGTCATGCCGTGTTGCCCAGCCGTGTTCCTGCGCGGTAAGGAGGAGCCCCGCGCCCGGTCGGCGGCGCGGCAACTTGGGAAAGGCCCGGTCCAGATACACGCCGATGTCCCAGTACCGCCGCTGCTGCGGGGCCGTCCACTCCAGCAGGGGCGAGATGGGGTGCAGGAAGCCCAGCAGGTCGCGGGGGTCGGTCTTACGCCAGGAATAGCGCGAGTCGTGGATCATCCCCACATCGGAGGGAAGGAAACCGAGCGCCGTCTCCAGCGCGTCCAGGGAGAGAGCCGTGTCCATCTCGTCCGCGTGTTGCCGCCCGAGGGCACACAGCACCGCCCCGGCCAGGTCCGCGTGTTCCAGCCACAGGGACACGAGTGGCCCCAGCGTGCGGTGGAGCGTGAGTTGCCGGAGACGTTGCCCCTCGGCGGCCTGCTCTCCGCTGGCGGCTTCCAACTCCTCGATGATCTCGCTGCCGCTGGTCTCGCGCCGCGCCGCGAAGTGGTGGAGGGCCCAGTGCATCCGGGTCAGGTCGCCTGCCTGGGCCTCCGGTCGCCCCCGCCACCACCGCTCCCAGAGGTCGGCCAGGGGAAGATCGTCGCCGCGCAGCATCCAGGGGTGGGCATTCCCGAGCAGGACCGTCTCGCGTCCGCCCCAGCCCGGGCCGCTCAGCGGTGTCTCGCGGTGCGAGGCGATCAGGGCGTCCAGGGAGCGCAGGAGTTCCGCCCCCCGCCGCACGTCCTGGGGGAAGTCGCGGTCGCTGGGGCTCAGGGTGGGGACGGGTGCCAGCCCCGCCGGGTCGAAGAGGCCCAGGCCGTTCTCCAGGGTCAGCGCGCTTTCCGGCTGGGTCAGCCCGGCGTACAGCGTCTCCTCGGTGGTGTTGGCGGGCCTGAAGTCGGCGGGGGGCTCCCCGGAGATTTCCAGCAGGAGTTGCAGCCCGGCCTGCCGCTGCTCGGTGTTGCGCGTGGCGAGGAGGTCGAGGGCGCTTGCCCCCGCCTGATCCCGATTGCTGGCGAGCAGGCGGATCAGGCCCCGCCGCAGGCCCGGACTCCGGCGCCGCAGCAGGGTGTGGATGACGCCGACCTCCTCTGGGGAGGGGGTCAGGTGCGCCATCACCCTCACCGCCTCCTCCGAGACGCCGCTGTTGCGGTCCTGGAGCAGGGTGACGAGGAGGTCGCGGGTGGGCGCGTCCAGCACCTCGTCCCCGGGACGCTCGGCGCGCCGCTGCCCCAGGCGCCGGAGGGTGAAGCTCTTCCCCGAACTGCTCATCCCGCCCAGGTAGGGCCTCAGATCCGAGAAGGGCCGGTCGCCCAGCAGCGCAGGCAGGGTGTCGAGCACGTCCGGGCGGGCGGGCGTGTGCCCCAGCCAGGGGAAGAGCAGGGGACGGTGCCCCGCGGCCTCGGGCACCCGGGCGGCGTAGGCGGCGAGGGCGTCGAAGGTCAGCAGGCCTTCTTGCCCCCGCTGCCGGTTCGCCGGGCCAATCACGAGGGCGCCGAGGCGAACGTCGGGGTCGGCGATCAGGAGGTCGAAGTCGCCCCTGTCCAGCAGCTCGGCACTCAGCAGGAACTGGGTCCCGGCCATCCGCCGCTCGGGATCCGCATCCGCCAGCAAAGTGCGCGCCAATCCCGCCGCCGCCCGCGCGTCCCGCATGGCGAGGGTGAACAGGGCGAGGTAGGCGGATACACCGCTTCCCGACCGCACGGCCTCCCGCGCCTGTTCGGGGCCTTCGAGATACTCCAGCGCCTCCTCCAGCAGGCGGCGGACGGTCTTCACGTCCGTCACGTCGTAGCCCAGGCCGAACCACACGTCGGCGGCACGCAGGCAGGCGGCGAAGCGCAACAGGTCCTCACGCAGGATCAGGCGCAGGAAGCGGGCGAAGGCGTCCGGGTGCGCCTCGTCCACGCTCTCCAGAATGACCTGCCGCAGCCCCTCCTGCCGCTGGGCGGCGAGCAGCAGGCCCTCGGCCAGCGCCCAGGCTTCCGGGCGGGAACTGGCGAGGAGCGCGCCGGGCACATGCCTCCCCATGCGGGCGACCGGGTGCTGCGTGGCCGCCGTGTCCTTCAGGATCTGGAAGACCACCTTGTCCCCGTCGTCGAGCGCCTGCGCGAACAGCAGGCCCAGGCGGTAGGACTGCCAGCCCGGCAGCAACCCGGCGTGGACGGCGAACCACTCCAGGTCCTGCGGGTAGTCACGGGTGACGTGCCAGACGCCCCAGACCCAGTCCGCGGCGCTGCGGGCGTGCAGCAGGTGGCCCGGAGCCCGGAAGGCGCGGCGCGCATAGCCCTGGGGATAGGGGTGGCGGGTAAGGAGCGCCCGGATGGTCCGGCGGGCCGTCTCCGGGAATCCTGGGAAGAAGGTGGTGGCGATGTCCCCGAGGGTCGCCTCGTCGTCCTTCTGGAACAGCTCGGCGAGGACTTGAGCGGGCGTCGTGTGCTGCTCCTGCTTCTCCACCTTTTCCAGCGCCTCCCGCAACTCGGCCGGAAGGGCCTGCGCCCGTTCGAGAAAGGCTTTCTTCCAGGGCTGCTGATACGTTCTGAGCAGTTCCTGCACGTCCACGCTCAACCTCCCGCCAGGGCCGTCAGGCGCAGCAGCAGGAGCGTGCTGTCGGGGCGCAGGGCGAGGGGCTGATCCAGGCTTTCGATCTGCTCATCGTCCAAGAAGACGTAATAGAGCCCGTCCCCAAAGGCGCGCAGGGCGGTTTGAGTAGCTTCGTCGGCATCAGCGGGCGCCGTCCGCTCCTGTGGCGCGACCCGAATCACTCCCGTCGCCGCCCCGTCGCTCAGCTCCTTCTCCGTCAGCACCCGCAGGAGGCCCACGCGATCCTGCCGCTCGTTGTACGCCGCGACCTCCTGCCGCACCAAATGCGCGAGCAGGCTCTGCAGGGTGTGTGCCCCATCGGGAAGAGGAACCGGGCGGCGCTCGAAGGGAGTACGGCGGCCTACAACTTTCGTTTCGACGATCATGCGGAAACCTCGGGGACTAGGATAGGAATGGTGGATAGATTTACCATTCAGTGTACGGGAGGGAAAAGGTTATGTAAATAGCGTAATAGCAGGGAGTCTTCTGCTCCTGCTCCATTAAAAGGCCCTCGCCAGCTGACCCGGCGGTCGAACGCTGTAGCCTTCAGTAGGTCATTGAGACCATCAGAAGCAGTCGGGGCGCACGGCCAAAAAGAAAGACCCACTTCTGGAGCGGGTCTTCCGGGTTCTGGAGCCAGGGGTCGGATTTGAACCGACGACCTACTGATTACGAATTTCTTTTCTCATATCCCAGCTCCGCATAGCTTTTCCCTTTTTGGCGTTCTGAAGGGGTGTGACTGTTCCAACGCTTCCTGACTCTTCCCACGTTTTCCCACCATTTCCCAGGCTGGTAGTGACACGGTAGTGACAATCTAAGAGCTATTCTGCTTCGTTCAGGACGAAGAAAAACGGAGTGCGTATTTTCAGTTTGAATTGTGTTGGCTCCTGGCTCAGATGGGACAAGTGCGTAGCAGTCCCGGGGTACAGTGAGTCATGACCTACAGCCTCCTGCAACCCACCTCTCAGGGCGCGCAAACGGTTGGCCGCTTCGACACCTACGCCGAGGCGCGGACCGCTGCCAGCGAAGGGCACGACTACACCGCCACGGAAATCCACCCCGCTGGCTACGTGGAGGTCGAGGACGCGCGAGGGCATACGCTGTACCTGATCACCTTGAGTCAGGACGAAGCGGGCCGCTGAAGTAGCAGGTTTGCGGCTTTTAGGAGTGCGTCGGACTCTGGATATGAAGGCCAGGAGTTCGAATCTCTCCGGGCGCGCCAAGAAAACTCCACTGTGAGGGAGTTTTTACTTTTGGGCCCAGGTGAGGAAAGGGCGGCGTGCATAGTTCTTGCCTTACGCAGGAGAGGCCAAGCGACGCCAGCGCATCGGCATCGGGGACGGGTAAGCGAAGTGCTGGTGCTGCTTATGGAGATGGTGAGCAGTTGAGATGAGGAGATCATTTAGATCCAACGGTGGAAGGGCAGTGGTGCTGAGTGGGCCAATCTTGGTCGTCTTTCCAAATGTCCCAGCCGTAATCGACTGGCGCCATCTGCACCGCCGCAGCAGGGAGGTCGGGGAGGGTTAGCTGTACTTCGGGGAAATTCGGCGAGATGACGTAGGGGCCAGCATCCGTGATGCTGGCCCCTGTGCTATGGGCCGTCCACTTCCTCCCTGGACCCGACACTTCCCCACCTGGTTCGCGCCCTTCTTGGTGCAGTTCCGCCACCGGGCACAGCGAACCTGGGCCCCTTTGTAGGTGCGTGGACTGTGCAGCGCCACGTCCCGGAAAAGCATGCAACCCCGGGCTGCGGTGGTGGCGCCTGGGAAAGCAGACCCTATCCAGCAGTTCATCACCGATAGCCCGTGGCTGACCAGGCCCCTGGAGACCCTGCTCGCCCAACGGGCTCAGCAGATGCTGGGTGGGCAACACGCCGTGTTGACCATCGACGATACCTGCCTCACGAAGTTCGGCAGCAAGTCGGTGGGCGTCGCCCGCCAGTACTCCGGACAGGTCGGGAAAATCACCACCTGCCAATGTCTCGTCTCCTTGACCCTCGCTCAGCACGAGTTGCCCGTTCCCCTCGCGTGACGGCTCTTCCTGCCACAGGAATGGACCAGCGATCCAGCTCGCCTCAGAGCGGCTGGTGTTCCGCTGGAACACCAGCCACCACAGACCAAGTGGGAACTGGCCTTGAGGGAGTTGGACCGAGTGCGTGAACACGTCACCTTCGACCTGGTGTTGGCGGATACTGGGTACGGCGTGAACGCTCACTTTCGGCAGGCGTTGACCGAGCGAGGACTGCTGTGGTCGGTGGGCATCACCCGCTCGCAGACGGTCTATTCCAAGGACGCTCCGCTCCACTGCTGAGTGAAAGGACTGGCTATGACCGACCGTCCGACTCTCAGCGTGAGCGTCCACTCCGCGGCTCTTCCCACCGTGCAGGCCGAGCTGCAAGTGGTGCATGTCTCGCCCAGCGGCATCGTCAACTTCCCGAACCGCAGCGCCTTCGAGATCACCCACCTTCCCGGGTCGTCGGATGTCTTCTCCAAGACGCGGGAGTTCCGGGTCGACCTGGGGGAACTGAAACGTCGGCAGGGGGACCAGATCGGCCACCTGTACGCCGTGACCATCTTCAGCTCCCCGCGCTCCCTGGTGCTCCTCGACGGCATGGTGCTGGAGGTGAGGGCTCCGGGCGTGGAGGCCACCTCGGCGATGAAACTCAATGACCATGCGGTGCTGCTGGGCATCTGGTGGCAGAACTGGGCGGGGGAATGGGCCTTTGAGCATGTAGGACAGACGCTGGACACCCAGAACGCGACCTACCAGGCCATCTTCCTCACCGGCAGGTACGCCGAGCGGTTCGCGGAGCGGTAGCCAACAAAAACAGGCGACCGCTGGGGTCGCCTGAGGGGTGCGGGTGACGGGGCTCGAACCCGTCCGGGGCCTGCAACCGGCCCGCTCGCGCGTCCGTTTTGAGCAAGGTGGACGCCTCCCTTCACCGGAAAGACCTGGGTGGCTGAGCCACCGGGCGTGGGAGGCGGCTTGGTCAGGGCCTCAACCGACGCGCGGGTCCTTCTCACTTGTTCACCGCCGACCGACGTACGCCAGGGGCGGGCGAAGAAGAAGGGCGGCCTGTGGTCGCCCTTGATGTTGAAAACAATAGCGTCTTATGCACGCAAAGTCAAATTATGCGACTGAAATGCGGACGAAAGTCCGCATACTCAACGGCACCTTGGCACGTCCGGAACGAGATTTTCCCTTCCGTCCGAACCCCGCCGAAAAACGTTCCCCGTTCCAGCGCCCGCCGAGCATCCCCTGCCCATGCAACACTGCCCCCTTGTTCCTGCTCGGGCTACCCCACTGCACGTCGTCCTGGACGGGCTTTTCGGTTCACCTGAATCTCGTCCGCATTTCAGTATGCAGGGGGTGGGGATCAGAGGTACGTGTACAACGTCTCCCGGCTGATTCCGAAGTCGCGGGCCACCTTGGCCTTCGCTTCCCCGGCCCGCATGCGCTGCCGCAGCTGCTCCACCTGGGGGTCGGTGAGGGCCTTCTTGCGGCCCTTGTACACCCCGGCCTTCTTGGCGACCTCGATGCCCTCGCGCTGGCGTTCCCGGATGAGGGTGCGCTCGAACTCCGCAAAGGCTCCCATCACGTTCAACATCAGGTTGGACATGGGGGAGTCTTCACCCGTGAAGGTGAGGCCCTCTTTGACGAACTGCACAGCCACACCCTGTTGAGGGCGGCCCCTGACTGAGGACGCCGTTGTGGAAGGTGTTGTTCCCCGCGCCGATCTGCACCTCCGCCGTCAACCGTCGCCGCTGTTCCTCGTTCATGTTCGATCTACCTCCCTCTACGGTCATCTGCTGAAGCAGGCCGACCAGCCGGGGGCCGATCTCGTGGGTCCGCAGGATTTGATTCACCACCACATGGCGCAGGGCACTCAGAGGCATCTCGGAGTACTCGGCCTCCTCCGGGTTCCGGGTGCTGCACGAGGGTCCGGCCCCCGAGTTGCCCAACAGTCCACAGACCGGAGGTGCCGTCGTTGAGCATGCCGGAGAGCAGCACGCCGATCACCTGTACGCCGTACGCCTCCGCTGCCGAGCGGAAGAGGACGTCGATGGCGGGACGGGCGAGATTCTCCTTCGGGCCGCGCGACAGATGGAGGTGGTCGTCCACGACCAGCAGGTGATGATCGGGGGGAGCGACGGCAATCGACCCGGGCTGGAGGCGGTCGCCATGCCGGGCGTGGCGGGCGGGGAGGGGTCCGGCGTGGGTGAGCAGCTGGGGCAGGTAGCTGGGCTGGTCAGCGAGGGTGTGGACGACGAGCAGGAGGGGGGCGGGGAAGTCGGGCGGGAGGACGGGGACGAGCTTGAGCAGGGCGGGGAGGGCGCCAGCGGAGCCACCGATCACGATCAGGGGAGGCGGCATGGCTCATGGTGAAGCGTGGCGCAGGGCGGCGGGGTAAGCGTGGCCTTCACCCACTGCCCCTGCCAGGAGAGGGCGCTGAGCGTCGATTGCCGCATGACGGCTGGCGTGACCCCACAACCTCCTCGCCGTGAGTGGGCGAGTCGCCGGATCCGTCTTGTCCCCGCTGCTTCGCTCTGTCAGCGTGAGCGCGCCGGAAGATGGACCGGCGCGCCATGCCTGCCACGCTCGCGCTGTGCCCCACGGAGGTCGCCACGTTCTGGGAGTGGGGGTATACCCCAGTCTGACGAGGTTTCCTTCTTGACGGCTTCAGAGGCCAGGAATCTGCCTGGGTCCTCCGCTGGGCCTCCACAGGAACAACCGCCACGCGAAGGCCAGGGTCAGCCCCGTCAACGCCAGTACCACCCCCCACATCACCCCGGGAAGTTCCCCCGCCACCATCGCTCGACCTAGCGACGCCCCCGCTGACAGGAAGCACAGCAGGTTGCCCAGCCCGACTGGCCGCCCGTAGATCCCCCCGATCGGGTTGCCCCGCCCCCACCAGTTGATCACGCCCAACCCGAGCAACCCGCCCGCGGCGAGTTGCGCCAGCACCTCACCCCCCGCGGACGGCACCCCCAGCCACGCGGCCACGACGTCCGCGGCGAACAGCAAGGGCAGGCCGAGCGCGAACAGCACAACAGCGGTCACGGTGAGGAGCAGGCGTCCAGCAGCGTCTTGGGGCATGGCGGCACCTTGTCGTACCCTCTACTTGCCGTGCAAGATCAACCGGGAAGTAGACCCTACCGCGTTCAGAACCGCCTCCAGGCCGAACTCTTGATGGACCGCGCGTGGCTGCGCCTCCTCGACGTGTTCACCCCGGAGGCCCGCGGCATCGCCGACGCTGCCCGCGTGCTGGGCGTGACGACCGAATGGCTGTACAAGCGGGTGCGTCGCCTGCAGCGCGCCGGGCTGCTCACCGTGCAGGACACCCGCCCGCGTGCCGGCCGGGCCGTGCGGTTGTACCGCGCGGCCTCTGACGCCTTCTTCGTGCCGTTCTCCCTCGTGCCGCCCGAGAGGGTCGGGCGGCAGAACCGCGCGCGGCACCTCGACCTGTTCGAGACGGCGATCGGGCGGGCGTTCCTTCGGGCGCCGTTCGACCAGCAGGGGTGGGGGTTTGTGACGGAGCGGGCACCGAATGGGGATGTGTCCTTCCGGATCATGCGGGAGGACGGGGTGCGGTGGGCGGAGTTGGGGGAGGCGGCGCCGGTGATGGTGAGTGGGTGGCACCTGCTGCACCTCACACCGGGGGAGGCGCGAGACCTTCAGGGGGAGTTGCGCGGGCTGCACGAGCGGTACGCGCGGCGCACGGGTGAGGTGCCATTTCTGCTGGGGATCTTCCTGGCGGACACGTCGAACGTCCCGGGGCTCGAGCACGCGCGCGGCGACAACGTCGACACGTGAGGGAGGGGGCGGCCCTCTCCTGAGGGTGCGTGGCCTTTCAGGGTGGGAGCGGCGTAAGCATTCGCTGGGTCTACCTCGCCTTGACGCCCTGCGTTCCAAGGCGGGCAGAGTGAGCAGCAGGCGCCAGGGCGCTGGCGCCTGCTGCTGCCTTGTTCATCCGTCTGGGAAGACCTGTTCTCAGACCGAGCCCTCAGGGGACGCGCCCTCCCCCAGTGAAGAGTCCCAGAGCGGCAGGGTTCGGTGGAGTGCACGCGTTAGCGGGCAAGGAGAACGTCACTGGGAGACGCGAGGTGGGTTCGTTTCAGCCAGGCAATGCCGTAGCGGGCGGCGCTGTCGAGTCCACCGGAGGGGCTGAGCGGGCTGATGATGACCTGAGTGTTCAGGCCAAGCTCCGTCAGGGCGAGCCGGAGGGGTTTCCAGTCGCGCAGCGCTCCAAGGACCCCAAAGGATGAAGTGCCGAGTGGGCGCTTTGTCATCGTCCGGGACAGGGGAAGGGTCAGGAACCCGAGGCTCCCGCTGCCTGCCGCTCGGCTGAAGTCGCCCCCCGTCCCGGACGGCGCAGGGTCACCGCGCCGAGCAACACGAAGGCGGCCCCTGTCAGCGCGGCGCACAGCAGAAAGACCGCCTGATACCCAAACGCCTGCGCGAACGCCCCCGAGACGATGCCGGACAGGACCGCCCCCACGCTGTTCGTGTTGGTGTACAGCGTCAGGGCCGTCCCCGTGCGGCCCGGCATCAGCTCCTGGAAGTACGCCATGCCCAGGGTCGTCGTGACCGCGATCACCGCCGCCCGCACGAGTTGGGCGACCGCCAGCAGCCATACCGCCGGGGCGAACGCCATCAGCAGGAAGTACAGGACGAACAGCGCGAAGCTCAGCGTGATCAGCCGCTCGTTCGAGAAGCGGCGGGAAAACAACGCGAAGCTGAGGATAAAAGGAATCTCCAGGAAGGCGCACAGCCCCACCAGAAACCCGACCGTACTTTCCGGCGCGTGCAGCCCGTCCGTCACGTGCAACGGCAGCGCGATGAAGCCCATGTTGTTCGACACGCCGTACAGCACGAAACTCAGCGCGACCAGGGCCAGGGGCCTGCGCGCGGGGCCTCCGGGAGTCGTGGCCGCCGCAGGGGTGGGAGTCTGCCCCGCCGTCCGCGAGCGGATCAGCAGCAGCGGCAGGCCGACCGCCAGGTAAAAGGCCGCCGTGGCGAGAAACAGGCCGGTGAAGCCGCTTGCCGCCAGGATCACGGCGGCCACCGCCGGGCCGAGCATCCAAGCCAGCGAGAACATCGACCGCAGCGTGATCATGCCGCGCTCGGCCGCCTCGGGGCCCGCCGCTCCGAATTCCCGCCGGGCGAACGCGAACAGTTGCGGAAAGGCGCTCGTGCCGGTACCCAGACACAGGCAGGCGATCAGGACGAGCGGCACGTAGCTGCGGGTGACGCTCAGTGACACGAAGCCCAGGGCGGCGGCCGTGACGGCAAGCAGCACCAGGCGTTTGTTGTTGGCCCGGCGGTCAGACCAGCGGGCGAGCCCGGTGCTGATCAGGATGCCCCCCAGGGACAGCAGGGTCATGAACACGCCCAGGGCCAGGGGCGACATGTGCGCCTCGTTTCTCCCGAAGAGCGGCAGGTAGGGCATGGCGAACGACGCGGCGGTACCCAGCAGCAGCGCGGCGACGGAAAAGTTCGGAAAACGGGGCATGTGGCGCAGGGTGCTGAGCGCCCCGGATGGGAACGACATGGACGGGCTCCTGGGAGGTGAAAGGCGACAGATCATCGGACGGGGCCCCTCGGGAGTCCCGTCGGCACTTCAAATGGGAGCGGCACGCTCGCTGAAGACGAGCGCGCCGCACGTGCCATCCACCCTACCGCGGTGGCACGCCAGAAAGCTCGATGTGGAGTGAACTCAGCCTGAAGCGTCGTCAAACCTGATTGCCAGACCGGGGCACAGCCACGGTTCACGTTCTCAGGTCGCCCTCACTCCTCACGCAGACCGCGGGGCCACCGCCTCGTGAGCTGTGGGGACAGGACGGAGCCACCCCAGCAGGAGCCTCCCGGCTGACTTCCGGACGATATGGGGAGCGGAGCCACCGGGATCACAGCATGATTCGGTGCGTGGCCAGGCGTGGGCTGACCGCGGCTTCACGGTCCGTTGCTGTCGCGCACGCTGCATTCCCTCAAGGGAGACCGTTCCTCCCCAGTGGTGTCTGCCGGTTCTCAGCGGCCCTGAGACCAGACCGTTCAAACGTAAGGCGGGAACAGTTCCTGGGCGCCCTTCCCGCTATCCTGCCGCATCTCA
This sequence is a window from Deinococcus apachensis DSM 19763. Protein-coding genes within it:
- a CDS encoding recombinase family protein, with amino-acid sequence MAVQFVKEGLTFTGEDSPMSNLMLNVMGAFAEFERTLIRERQREGIEVAKKAGVYKGRKKALTDPQVEQLRQRMRAGEAKAKVARDFGISRETLYTYL
- a CDS encoding chemotaxis protein CheB codes for the protein MPPPLIVIGGSAGALPALLKLVPVLPPDFPAPLLLVVHTLADQPSYLPQLLTHAGPLPARHARHGDRLQPGSIAVAPPDHHLLVVDDHLHLSRGPKENLARPAIDVLFRSAAEAYGVQVIGVLLSGMLNDGTSGLWTVGQLGGRTLVQHPEPGGGRVLRDASECPAPCGGESNPADPRDRPPAGRPASADDRRGR
- a CDS encoding sugar efflux transporter, coding for MSFPSGALSTLRHMPRFPNFSVAALLLGTAASFAMPYLPLFGRNEAHMSPLALGVFMTLLSLGGILISTGLARWSDRRANNKRLVLLAVTAAALGFVSLSVTRSYVPLVLIACLCLGTGTSAFPQLFAFARREFGAAGPEAAERGMITLRSMFSLAWMLGPAVAAVILAASGFTGLFLATAAFYLAVGLPLLLIRSRTAGQTPTPAAATTPGGPARRPLALVALSFVLYGVSNNMGFIALPLHVTDGLHAPESTVGFLVGLCAFLEIPFILSFALFSRRFSNERLITLSFALFVLYFLLMAFAPAVWLLAVAQLVRAAVIAVTTTLGMAYFQELMPGRTGTALTLYTNTNSVGAVLSGIVSGAFAQAFGYQAVFLLCAALTGAAFVLLGAVTLRRPGRGATSAERQAAGASGS